The Cotesia glomerata isolate CgM1 linkage group LG9, MPM_Cglom_v2.3, whole genome shotgun sequence region aactacacgtaagcaaaaaatattgaattaaaaaaatattgattgacctttataattattaaatatttaatacactCATCTCCACTGCACTAGAAAGATGATAAGGACCAAACAAAAATCACAAATAgttgagataaaaataatgcCAATTCACTAATAACaattagaataattataattaactattGCTGTGGTTATTattgattgaataaaaatagatagtTAATGAATACACTGAATTTAAGAAAGAACaatgaaaaactttttaaataaatgagcAAAATATGTAATCGATTTTCTGAGACACCAGGATTGAAACATACCAACTCGGCAGTCCCCATCTGACTTTCATGATCGGCGCGGCGTCGGCTATTTCGTGTTGATATCTCGTTTCTGCGCATACTGTTGCTACACAAGTTGCATACAGCCAAAGCGCACACAAACTACAACAAAGAATTAATGcatttatatcttttaaattatcaagttAAATTAGATCAAAGTTCTACaatgttttattttgtaataaatatttatgatattaaattaagcTGTCActcgacaatttttttattttttttaacaaacaaatctattcaaaagaattattttttttaatttctaggtacatgtcaatttaaaaaaaaattttttttgtcataatttatttattacaaaaattcttataattatcaaatatctgctaaattcattttcattgaatttagctgtcacttcacaattttttaatcttttttaacaaactttttttttaattatttaaaaaaaattgcatttacaatttttaaaaatttttacaagtcaattttttttgccataatttatttgttaaaaaaattcttcaaattatcaaatatctgctaaattcattttcattaaatttagctgttacttcacaattttatttcctttAACTAACAAaattgctccaaaaaattattttaaaaaattgcatttttagtttattaaaatttctacatgtcaatttttttttgccataatttatttgttaaaaaaattcttaaaattatcaaatatctgctaaattaattttcattaaatttagctgtcacttcataattttttaatttttttttaacaaacaaaattgtttcaaaaaattattttaaaaaattgcattcataattctttaaaatttctacatgtcaattttttttgccataatttgttttttaaaaaaattattaaatttatcaaatatctgctaaattaatttccatgaaatatttttttaaagttgttacatttaatttacgataaaaattatttcacaagaagtttttaaaattgttatcattataatttagataTCACAACACTTACatacaacaattaaatttatcaaaatttttatctttcagaaatttaattacataaaatataacaaaaaattcaaggTAATTTATGACATTGAACttgacaaaaattataaatttttaacaattaaattattataaaaaaaaaattattagggaaatttttagaacattataattattcttggtGGTTCTCATCCatggtataaaataaattaaggaaaaaatttattataattattgtaatcgattaacaatgataatactgaagttagttgacagctgtcaattttcttaattcttaTAGCAAAAATTAACAGATGTCAACTAACTTCAGGATCatgataattgttatttatttataatgatctaaaaatttattatatatcaatacaaaaatgttttaatttaaactaatgAGTTAAAGTGTCAGctgataaaaattcttaatattcaaaattttttaatctgaattaaatttatttaaatttttaaatttatagacTTATTCATaatatcttcaaaattatctATTCAATTTTAGagtattttgaaaattgaatgcatcaaaagaaaaaaaatatatagaattaAAACATCTCTGCACATTTACCAATAactaataatcaaaaaaataaaaatgaaaatattaaataaaaatatttagaaaacgactaaagataattatcatttagTAGCTCGTTAGTTACAGTGAAATAacatctgaaaaaaaagtaatgtcAATACACACGTGAtaagatttaaaaacttttattgttttattttcatttacttTTGTACTAGAGGTTAGTGCTGTGACATATAGCACACAACTAACTCCACAACATGAAGGATTTTTATGATGAAgataaatgttttattaaaactcaGCTTTATGTTTGgaacaaataaattcaaacttgtAAAAttctataacttttttttcggcgatattgaattatttgacTTCAATTACTAACTTGAATTCAATTCAATGagttagtttttattttttagaattttatttcattagtactaaaaaaaattgaaaatccaACAATGACTGCAGTTAATATACatctcataaaaattatatcataatcattattgattaaaaaagataatttcttaaattcttCATCGAGTTAACTTTGatggaaaatattatttttattttcttgtttttagtaaacgaattatttttcttcgcCGGCTTTTCGTCTTCGATTATTTGCTTTTCAAAATCTTCCTATTCTGTTTCGGTAGATTTTTTTGCCCGCtacaaaatttacatttttattatagtagTTTTTGTAGAcactgacaaaaaaataatttcttttttaaagaataGGAATTGTTAtgataagaaattattttattgaaaattttaattttttagctgaagaaataaaaatttttctcacagtaattttcttattgaaagaaaatttttttttattagaaaaagataattttagataGAAAACTTGCAAATTTTCATCTAAAATGGTTTTTTCATAAatctgcacagaaaaaaaaatttacttgaatcaaataaacaattttaaacaacttcatattattgatttgagtagaaaaattcttaaactaagaaattttatatgattcaagaatttttcgtcttaattcaagacaatataactcttcaaaattattttcttggttcaagaatttttttcttgattcaaattaatttctgtttcagtgtagaaaactttttttcaacaagaaaggtactgtaaaaaaaatttttatttcttcagctaagaaataaattatttaaaattctcatatccatttttttcaaaaaaatttttttctctcagtgtagataacttatgacattaaaatgaatagtcacttgataattttttagttttgacaaattttttataaaaaattgcatttataatttttcaaaatttcttcatgtcaacatttttttgccataacttatttgttaaaaaaatagtatttttaattttttttaatttcttggtcaatttttttctaatttttttttgctataatttatttgataacttaatagtaattttttaattaattataactttttttttttaaacaaaagtttGACTCATTATTAACccaaaataaaatcaacaatgagagaaacaaatattttcgtTAAATAATAAGCATTTAAAAAGAAGTCTAAATGCATGTATTATTACTGCGGGTCTTGAAGTATCTTACTCCTATTACAACGTGTCCCCATTACTGCGACAGATCCAGTTACTGCGGAACGGCTATATTTTAggatttacttaaaaatgaacaataaCTTATCAAAAagaagatttattaatttaatgtaataacaaaaattcttcataatcTAAATGGTAAGTAACAAAACCTTaacgtattattaattaaccagaattcgtaaattttgattaatttaatcttACAATCTACTGATTACTGCTTTCTTGAACTTCAGATTCTTCTCGTTGGAGCtcagctatttttttttaatttccatagactttatttttttttgcaataattctTCTTGAGCTTTTTGCTTAGCCTCAAcgtctttaattttttgttgttgtttaACGAACTTCTCTTGCTTCTTTCTTCCGAGCAcgttctttttctttttcttgctTTTTTATCTCCTGTTGctctagtttaattttatttttggaaattaattcttctgcttttaaacatttttgattttcctTCACTTCTTGAATGTCTTGCCATTGAGAGCTTGATAACACAGATGGGACTGGAGAAGAACTCagctgcccaatttcaaaacacagtaactaacatttaaaaattttttccaatttttcttattaaaaaaaagtttacccgccaaattgatgaaaaatttgatttatgaatagaaaatacttgaatataaatatttttaagaaaaaatacttgaaattaaggtctaaaagttataaaaaatgcagcaatactaaaaaaaaatcaggtataaaaattttgcagttactgtgttttaaaattgggcagccgaacTATTGGTtcgctttttttttctttgacaaATCACATTTAGGCCAAtagtatagttttttaaagggttctgaaaatttatttatgaacgGATCATTAGCATTATTAGCTATATCATTGAGCGGAAGTGTATCTTGATGTTGCTTTGCGCTTGATTCTGGAGCAAGAAGATCTGTTTCAACTGATGAGCACGAAGAAATCGGAACTGGCTCCAGGAAAGAAAGTACTTGAACATCTGCAGCTGAAGAAGTAacagttttttgagttttttgaaaattaggGTTCTTTTCATCAGTTGTTTCAGACGTGATCTGAACATCTTTTTGAATAATACAATCAGCGAAGTTGAGAGCAGCAGAAGGAGGAATGAGTATCAGGTTGAAGATCCATTTCAGCTATTATTTGAGCAGTTGATAGATCTTTTAGGATAGAACTTTGAGTATTTGTGGAAGCAATTATAACCGGTTCtatattttcttcaaatatttattatataaatattaataaaattattaaattttattaatttcataaatttattaaatattaataaaaaaatttgtttaaaaattatctgttGGTTTTGTCAACTTGAACCAAATTTTAAAGAGGCTTTCATCTTCTTTTCTTCCTGTCCAAATGGAGCTATCACTGGCTCTGAATGATGTTAATGTGTCTTCGTCTATTAAACTCTCTAGAACTCGCAAAGATTCAGTTTTAGTGGATATTTCAGGTATTGTACCTTCCGACATTGAAGAGCTTTCTATTTCATGACAAGAAATAGTGAGCtttttgaaaactttactGTAATCAATTGCATCAGCGTTCAGAGGATGTAATCCGCATGTTTTGAACCCGTTTtccaacatttttttaaaatctaaactCTCGAATGTTTTTTGCAGTACAAGAGCCACTTGACTTTTCTTTAAACTAATTATACCAGAATTTTCACATAAAGTTTGAAATGATCTTTGGTAAGCTGCTCTAAATGTTCGAAAAAGCGCTACATCCAACGGTTGTAAAATATGAGTAGCATTAGGATGTAAAGCAatgagaataattttatttacactacaAAATTGACTCAAAAGTAAAGATACGTGTGGAGAAAGTCCATcaatatacaatataattgGAAGCTTAATATTGCTTTGGACAACCCATGGGAAGAAAATATTCGCTACGTactcgtaaaaattttttgccgTCATCCAACCATTCTCTGAATGACCAAAACTAAAGTTTTTAGGTGCTACTCTTATAACGTCTTTAGATATACTTTTACCTGCGAAAAGTAGCAAAGTTGGTGCTAAGTTACCTGCTGCATTAGCAGTGACGAGAACGGtgacattttcttttttatttttactaacaaCACTGTACGCGTTCTTAGTTCCTCTTGGCGTAAGAACAGATGATGCTTTAGGATTCATGGAGACAGCAATTTCATCTGCATTAAAAATCCTCGAAGgatcaatatttaaaagatCTTCTGttgaaatttcaattaagTGATTCTTAATTCCTTGAAACCATGTACGTATACCTATTTCTGTCACTTTGGCTCGGGTTACagataaattttcagaaacaATTTCAGGTACTTGAGGATGACGTTTTATAAAAGCTTCATACCAAGAGCGTCCTGGTTTATTATCCACAAATGGGGTTTTACGATCATCATTGTCACATAACAGTTTAACACTATCTAACAATTTCTGCTTGGTTACAGGGAACCCTTGCTTGCAACAGTAAAAAATCCACTCTACCAGCTCATTTTCTTCTATATTACTTAGAACTGTTGATGGTCCTGGTGGTTTATCGTTGTATTTGCATTGTTTTTTTGCTCTAATTGTCGACTCCGGAACATTATACTTCCTAGAAACCTCGGCTGTTGTCTTTCCATTGAGAACTTCTTCAactgctaattttaaattagctTTATCATAATTACACCGAGTTCTTTTAATTACTTTCgacttcttatttttttgtttattaacttttgactttttattaattttatccatagtttatttttcacttcGAGACAACTTGATTCACGCACTTATTTAGAGGTTAGAATAACCGTGTTTACGTTCGCAGCAGTGTTGCCGGTGGGTCGAATCTCGATTACCCTTTCCTCAAAGTTCGATTACCCGTTTTTACCCAACACTGTTACCAACTCTATTTTGAGAGCGgcaaatatgaaaatttatttataattttatacccTTACAGTATTGACAATATAAAatgcataaaataattaattattaaataaaatcctttattttatatgaaaattttataatgtttgtagcaacattattataaatttaatgtttaaaatttttacaaaagtcATAACGtaacatacataaatatactAATATTTAAACGTCTTTCTTATCCcaaatattagtatttaacatTTCTTCATTTGATTCAAAGTTAATAGTATCACTATCTTaggataaaaagtttttagtaattaaaatagaCTTTAATGTATCAGTTAATAAGTTATTTCTATGATcagtttttacatttttagtgACATTGAATTTAGCggtcacttgaaaattttttaattttttttaacaagcaaatttcttgaaaaaaattattttaaaaaaattgcatttttaattttttacgatttctaaatgtctatttttttttataattatttattgtcataattttaaattattaattttaattttaatgttaaatcgtgaaaaatgtaaaataatgtCATACTACAGAAATAAGTCGCCTatactttttgattattatatccgaacaaaaacagtttcactgtaaaaaagtcacgccaagtccacgttcataagactattaggaaaaaaaattttttttttctttacaaaaagatacaaaataaaaaaattaaaaaatccgagtaaccgatatgattgtttatgattttcagaaattaaaaaaaatttttttgtaaatttaaaaattaaaaaaaaatttaagaacgtatttagtgtgcgcggttgcaaaatattttacttttaatgaaattcgtaaaatctatttactaggactttaaaaaaattgaaatacacaatgacgcacaccaagtacgttcttaaatttttttttaatttttaaatttacaaaaaaattttttttaatttctgaaaatcataaacaatcatatcggttactcggattttttaatttttttattttgtatctttttgtaaagaaaaaaaaaattttttttcctaatagtcttatgaacgtggacttggcgtgacttttttacagtgaaactgtttttgttcggattttagtattttttgtaattataatgaaaatttacaattgataacaacttaaatctcgtgttgactgcattttttactgtaaactatccccttaaagctacagtttatgtagatgtaattccagtgcaccctggcggccatagatgcaagctatgaatcactttttactgtagttgcgtgtctataggaaggattactacacatttttattttatctagtctgtggcgctgatattccccatcgaaaaaaagtcaggatcgaaatttctgggcttactaCAGATTgtgctaataaaatttaataattttaagcgaattaagtgttataattgattataattaattaataacagtaaaataaagtataaattacttttataatatatcattttggaaaaaggagaaccatataattaaataaaattttgcaacctcgaaataccgttctgcttacagtaaacacagtcggtagtctggcgctccgtttacaacggatttgaacggaacttggcgccagattctaccgaatctgtggattggTGACACCCAGATCTTGAGAGTGTCAGTTCATCGCGACTTGGGTGTTGTTTTTGACAATAAGCTAAACTTTCAACCTCACATCAATGCAGTGGTTATCTCCTCGTGGAAGATGTTAGGATTTGTAAATAGATCTAGCCGTAACTTAATCTCAATCAAAGCCATTAAATCTGTATACTTTTCCCTGGTTAGATCGCGTCTCGAGTATGCTGCGGTGGTCTGGTCTCCTATCTTTGATGTTCACATCAATAAGATCGACAAAGTTCAACACAAATTCCTTGAAtttttagtatggaaaattgACCGAATTTACCCTAAACCGGGCTCGGATAAGGAAGAACTTTGTCGTAGATTTAAAATGCTTTCTTTAAAGGACCGCCGACTATGTGCCAGTGCTATTTTCTTGACGCGACTGATACAGGGCAAGGTTGATTATCCGAGACTTCTAGAATCAATTACTTTCAGAACTCCGACCTGGAGAAGTAATGTTCCCTTTCAACTTCCACTAACGAGTACTAACTTCGCTGCATCTGCTCCTATTTATCGTTTAATGTATGCTTTTAacttgttttataaaattgataacaGCCTTGACATCTACACGATAAATCATGTTGGCTCTCTTGCAAAACTTTGTTCCTCAATTGGACACTGACTTAGTGCATCCTATctaattgttaattactatCAAATAATATATGATCAATTTATCAGATAAAGCATAGACTTactactattaattttatatttaagctttactataataaaacaattgttATATTCATTTCTTTTTCTATGGAACCCAATTATTGGCATTGCTGTAGGGTTCAATGtactgttaaaataaataaataaataataaataaataatttatttgttacaaaaattcttaaaattatcaaatatccgctaaattaattattatacatttttaatgtCACTAAAAATTCTCTCAACGGATACATTTGAAAATGGTAAAACTTGTAATAAAAAGTATGtaactttttttagatttttaaagaatagTTCACCATTAatggtaaaattaattagcattttttatattaaatttgatatcTTAAGATTTCCCTCCAATAATCTTCGGAGTctaaatttacataaatattgaaatcagTCAAATCCAACAACGCGTGTCGATTCCATTTATTATCTAACTCTTGCagtacaatatttttacaatactcCATCTTGATTAAGCTGATTACCTGACTTTACCCACCCAAATCTAATTACCCGTCGACTTACCCATTCGATATCGAATTACCCGAAAAATGGGTAATTACCCGAACATTGGCAACACTGGTTCGAGGTAATAGGTACAGACACATACAAATAAAGGCGCTTCTATCACTGCAGTCGACTAAGAAAATCGCAGTAATACACGCACACGCGGTTTTTCGGTGCCAATTACTGcgtccttaaataaataaattttagtgatcaaaatgtaatttttattaaattttttattttaaaaaagggTTATCTAATTTCTAAAcgcaaaaaatataataagtaGGTCATTTATGTAAAGAAAAAGACTTTTTACGTATCTCTTTTCGTACTGAAATTCTCAAaaaagatataattatatgacactgaagttagcagacgtttaaaaatttttgattttttttattaattaaattataactaaaaagatatttttaaaaaattgcacttatagtttttaaagttttttacatatggaattttttttttaattgtttaattgaaatttttcaaataaaaaatttctagaaatttttcaatgtcggctaaattcattttcatataattattcACTTCTGTtactacttaatttttattaattaataaaaaattgaataattgtcaTACGTATAAAACCACTATGCAGTTATTTTCCGAAAGGTTTAAATtaacagaaataaattttttataatcaaaaaagTTATAACCCATTTATTGATAACCCTGATTAAAAagaagtattgagacaaagaaaaaaatattggttttctagtcaatcccatacttttcaatacttttttctttgtctcaatactattttttattcagggaaGGTAATATTACCTTttaaagccccaattattgacactataaTAGATAAAGtcatgatttgattttttttaagcaatcaaatatcaatatcgttgaattttgtttgtggtaatgtctcaagtaatgtttttactaatcaatttctttttttaaaatgataatcagtgatatttacttattaattttaaataattaaatcgagtatccggatacaccaattattggcaAGTTAAAAACCTGATTGATCTCATTATTGACATATTttagccccaattattgacacctatactgcgcatgcgtcgaatcatctgcttattcttatttatcgaaacttattattaaataataaatataatcaaaGCTTATTAAGAATAGtttccataaatgattaattacttttaaaaatataaaaattaatttaaaaataatttattgaatcagaagagttcaaactcttacagtaaattttttagattaaagtaaaagaaaaagcgctatagcgctgtcgactggctgtcaatatgagattcaacataaaaattatgaactagttatcgacacccattatttaaatattataaagcatacaattaatttcgattattcaattttataaatttttcatatattgttgattaaaaaaaaaaaaaatcatataattagatgaagaaattaatttaaactcggcatttaaaaaatatgcttttctaaccaaagttgttaagaaaatagacacTCATACGCTGGTTTGATGATAggtgctaattttattttttttttaataattaatatttaatattttgaactgacagtaattaattataatttaataaaaatttatatgacaGTTATTCTTGTcacagataattaaatatatttttaaataatttagggtgtcaatgtttagacccctgtcaataattggggattttaccttaattaaaaatatgttaaaatgTATGATAAAAGTTAGTAGTcattagagaattttttaattttttttaacaaacaaatttgttccaaaaaattatttttaaaaaattgcatttttaattttttaaaatatctacatgtcaattttttttgccataatttatttgctataaaaattcttaaaattattaaatatctgctagaTAAATtctcataaattatttttaaaaaattgcattttttatttttttaaatttctatgtcaatttttttttttaatttattttcattaaaatgttgataaaataaagtttttattttaccagTAGCTGTTTTAAAATTCCAGTCGGTAATGCAAACTTGACAAAaaaaaggtataaaaaaacttaGCTGTGCGCAGgcgtaaatataaataacaattcgCATGCGCAAAGCTCTAAATTTGGAGGGGCGTAGAAAAGAGGCCATATTGTACTGTTAAGttgaaagaaagaaaaataattttgttgtaCTATCATCCCGTGACCGTGAgtttcaaatattatttaattgtttattccaaTAAACTGaaggtataaaaataaaaaaaaaaataaaaaaatatttttattacctttattaatcataataataattaataattgttaattaataattgttagaGAGCAGGGGCAAGAGCGAGAGAAACTCGAGTAGACAAGAAAAGTTGACAAGGCAGAGGAGGAGTAAAAGAAAGAAGGTACAGGAACTAGTGCTCAAGTTTATTAGAAACATATACATATACTATATAAGAAGAATCATCATAGATTTTccattgaatataaatatatacatataaagtGATATCTTTAATCAATTAGACGTCGATTTATAGCGCCATACATTCGTTTCATCGTCTAAAGTTTGTTGCTGACACAACGAGATGGGCACTAGAGATGACGAGtacgattatttatttaaaggtattcaaaaaattattttattattattattatcatcttaaaaaattatattttaatcgTAGACCTAAGtaatgaaagtaaaaaaaattctgtcagtcaattttatttgcttagcaaatattaattaattaatttattttttaatatttaaaaataaataaaaattggaaTCATTGACATTGAAGAGTGAAGACGCACGTCATGAAAACTGACGTTAGCTACGAGTTAACATGAGTGTCGTGAGTTAACGGACATGGACATACTCTATACTCACCGACTCATCCGTTGTATTTAACTGCTTGTACTGTATTATTTTGTTGTTCATTACTTATAAGTATATCAAATCACGATTTTATTGTGATTGTCATtctagatttttaaaatcaactacaaaaattgacattatttaatttttatatttttaattaattaatttatttatttattttaacccaACAGCCCAAAAGGCCAATAACAGAGtttctcaatttttacaaagtaGAAGATTTCGACAAAGTGaaaaacataattaataatatgaatctatatgggtgattctctgtaaggacattttaaatttgtacaaaattgtccgaccaaattatttttgattttattagaaaaaaaaattaacaaggctacacagaaaaaataatttacttgaatcaagtaaata contains the following coding sequences:
- the LOC123271668 gene encoding uncharacterized protein LOC123271668 → MDKINKKSKVNKQKNKKSKVIKRTRCNYDKANLKLAVEEVLNGKTTAEVSRKYNVPESTIRAKKQCKYNDKPPGPSTVLSNIEENELVEWIFYCCKQGFPVTKQKLLDSVKLLCDNDDRKTPFVDNKPGRSWYEAFIKRHPQVPEIVSENLSVTRAKVTEIGIRTWFQGIKNHLIEISTEDLLNIDPSRIFNADEIAVSMNPKASSVLTPRGTKNAYSVVSKNKKENVTVLVTANAAGNLAPTLLLFAGKSISKDVIRVAPKNFSFGHSENGWMTAKNFYEYVANIFFPWVVQSNIKLPIILYIDGLSPHVSLLLSQFCSVNKIILIALHPNATHILQPLDVALFRTFRAAYQRSFQTLCENSGIISLKKSQVALVLQKTFESLDFKKMLENGFKTCGLHPLNADAIDYSKVFKKLTISCHEIESSSMSEGTIPEISTKTESLRVLESLIDEDTLTSFRASDSSIWTGRKEDESLFKIWFKLTKPTAELQREESEVQESSNQ